In the Takifugu flavidus isolate HTHZ2018 chromosome 11, ASM371156v2, whole genome shotgun sequence genome, one interval contains:
- the fhip2a gene encoding protein FAM160B1 isoform X3 codes for MLEILTQEERERDSGETGPCMEYLLHHKILETLYTLGKADCPPGMKQQVLTYYTKLLAHIHQPLLPHINVHRPVQKLIRLCGEVLAGPTENEEIQFLCIVCAKLKQDPYLVDFFLENKTKKPKPKDPGGSQMLKDNTLTLDTGQSLTKEPIDPQEEPAAAAAASTFSPTTNNNSNNYNLVSSLLNLTRSPDGRIVVKACEGLMLLVSLPEPAATKYLTENAELCELLTERLVSFYKALPQSMDPLDIEMVESVNWGLDVYNLKEDAAVFTGKRALISFLSWLDYCDQLIKEAHKAAAAVLAKAVKERFFVSVMEPQLMQTSEVGILTSTALLNRIIRQVTSEALLREMVYFLLGEDGELETSPMSVHYPLRHRLIEHCDHLSDEISISTLRLFEQLIQKPNQHILHSLILCSLEERNYLENKPQEERETLENGQFHDAIDLEEDPLFGDEGPTDSRPPNSDWFSLSPLQSPDHPKNDVKTEVHKIVNSFLCLVPDEAKSSYQVEGTGYDTYLRDAHRQFKDFCGVCLHWDWRGNPKPFEKCNLDLPFFEGHFLKVLFDRMGRILDQPYDVNLQVTAVLSKLSLLPHPHLNEYLLDPYINLAPGCRSLFSVIVRVVGDLMMRIQRIPDFTPKLLLVRKRLLGLEPEGITIDHVTLLEGVIVLEEFCKELAAIAFVKYHTASSSSL; via the exons CAGGTGCTAACCTACTACACAAAGCTGCTGGCACACATCCATCAGCCGCTCCTGCCACACATCAACGTCCACAGACCTGTACAG AAACTAATACGGCTTTGCGGGGAGGTGCTGGCTGGTCCGACAGAAAATGAGGAGATTCAGTTCCTGTGTATAGTCTGTGCGAAACTAAAGCAGGACCCATATCtggttgatttttttcttgAG AACAAGACAAAGAAGCCTAAGCCAAAGGATCCTGGAGGGTCACAGATGTTGAAGGACAACACTTTGACTCTGGACACTGGTCAGTCACTAACAAAAGAGCCGATTGATCCCCAAGAGgagccagctgctgcagctgctgcttccacctTTAGtccaaccacaaacaacaacagtaacaatTATAATCTCGTCAGCTCTCTGCTTAATCTCACGAGGAGCCCA GACGGCAGAATAGTGGTGAAGGCATGTGAAGGCCTAATGCTGCTGGTCAGTTTACCAGAGCCTGCAGCTACCAAGTATTTAACTGAAAACGCAGAGCTCTGTGAACTTCTGACTGAGCGGTTAGTGTCCTTCTATAAAGCCCTGCCTCAGTCCATGGATCCTCTAGACATTGAGATGGTTGAGTCAGTCAACTGGGG TCTGGATGTTTATAACCTGAAGGAGGATGCTGCTGTCTTCACAGGGAAGAGGGctctcatctccttcctctcctggcTGGATTACTGTGATCAGCTCATCAAAGAGGCTCACAAG gcggcagcagcagtgctgGCAAAAGCAGTGAAGGAAAGGTTCTTTGTGTCTGTTATGGAGCCACAGCTGATGCAGAC GTCTGAGGTTGGCATCTTGACCTCAACAGCCCTGCTCAACAGGATCATCAGGCAGGTGACATCTGAAGCTCTGCTGAGGGAGATGGTTTATTTCCTgctgggggaggatggagagctGGAGACCTCTCCTATGAGCGTCCACTATCCACTCAGGCACAGACTTATCGAGCACTGCGACCACCTTTCAGATGAG atcaGCATCTCAACATTAAGGCTGTTTGAACAGCTCATTCAGAAGCCCAACCAGCACATCCTCCACAGCTTGATTTTATGCAGTCTGGAAGAGAGGAATTACTTGGAAAACAAACCACAGGAGGAGCGTGAGACTCTGGAGAATGGGCAGTTTCATGACGCCAT AGACCTGGAAGAGGACCCATTGTTTGGTGATGAGGGTCCTACAGATAGTAGGCCACCCAATTCTGATTGGTTCAGTTTATCTCCTTTGCAAAGTCCAGACCACCCAAAGAATGATGTTAAGACGGAGGTCCACAAAATAGTCAACAG TTTCCTGTGTTTGGTGCCAGATGAAGCAAAGTCATCATATCAGGTTGAAGGAACAGGTTATGACACCTACCTTCGAGATGCTCACAGACAG TTTAAGGACTTTTGTGGTGTTTGCTTACATTGGGACTGGAGGGGGAACCCAAAGCCTTTTGAGAAGTGTAACTTGGACCTTCCGTTCTTTGAAGGCCACTTCCTCAAAGTTCTCTTCGATAGGATGGGCCGTATTCTTGATCAG CCTTATGACGTTAACCTGCAGGTGACAGCTGTTCTGTCCAAACTATCTTTGTTGCCTCACCCCCACTTGAACGAGTACCTCCTGGATCCTTACATCAACTTGGCCCCTGGCTGCAGGTCTCTCTTCTCCGTCATTGTCAGG GTGGTTGGAGATCTCATGATGAGGATTCAGCGTATACCAGATTTCACACCCAAACTGCTGCTCGTAAGGAAAAGACTCCTAGGTTTGGAGCCAGAGGGCATCAC CATCGACCACGTGACGCTTCTGGAGGGGGTGATCGTGCTGGAGGAGTTCTGCAAAGAGCTGGCAGCCATTGCCTTTGTCAAATACCACACtgcttcctcatcctcactgtAA